From Camelina sativa cultivar DH55 chromosome 5, Cs, whole genome shotgun sequence:
GAAAGGGTGTGGATGTTGGGAATTAAAGCGAACATTGTAATTCCAGATTTGGGGGCCAACAAACAATGTCGTGGGTTGAGCAGTCGCCAAAGTTCTAACATACTCAATGTACTTCCAAGACACACTAGCTAATTGGTTTCTCtgatgcagtcttcgaacaTCGAGTATTACCAAGCAAGCTAAGAGCGGCCTATAGGATAACAGGGAGTTTGATAGAGAGAACCTGGTCCATTGGGGAATTGGCAAAACCATTGGGTCTGCAAAGCTCTCGAGGTGACACGTCTGTGAGGTGGGAGTCCAAAATCGGGGGCAAAACGCAGTTCTGGGAGATACTTCGTCAAGCAGCCACTCAAACGAAGGATCGGATGGTGTAGCTGAGGGAAGATCTTCAGAGGCGGAGCACACACCGGATCGAGAAATTGGGAGATCTAGGGACTTTGAAACCTTTGACGGTAGGCCTGGGCGAGGGTAGTTGAGGATGGGTTTCGCCGGACACCACATCCTTCGATATAAGAGCAGAGTCAGGTCTTCATCGTCTGGATCTGGGATGTTGGTCGGAGAGTTCAAAAGagacataaaaagaaaataaaaggggaaaaaagagTCACAAAAGGAGAATAGGGAGAACAGGAAGCAGCAGAGAAGCAACAGGAATGAGAGcacccgacgccggcgagccggAGCTCTACTGGCGTCGGGAAGAGATGGTGGTCGCGGCGCCTCAGTAATAGTGTCTGGAAGAGAATATTAGGGCGAACTCAGGTAAATTATACGTTTATTCTATATAACTATATCAATATGTAAAGCAAAAATATCTACGCTAAAAGCTTCATACAAATATTCGCAAACTATATCAGGGGATCAGGATGAATACTATTGAATATGATTAAAACTTATCCATGTACAATAGTTCAAGTAGATgcatatataattgaaaagaCATAACTATATATCATAGTTCCAGTATGTTTTGGAAAAGCATCTAGCTAGATTTAACATAATAGAATGATTTGTTGCGAAACTTTAAACATTTTCAGTAAACAACATGGTCGGAAATCAATCATGAAATGCCACCCACATCGATTTCAATATAGAAATAGTTTATTCATAAAGCCCTCTGAGTTTCAGAACGAGAACACACTACTAAGAATAAATTATCAATTTCTTAAtcttattttagttttaggaGATCAAACAAGATATGCATTGGACCCACTTTTTGTTTGGCTTAAAATCAATTAATTGcacgttaatatatatatataaatatctgtATGgaagtatattatatagtattctTCTACTGATGTCATGAATGACCCACTTTGTCTCTTCTTAACATATTCTCCACAGACAGTATATTTAATGACGAAAGCTTTTGATATACGGTGAATCTTGACCGTCCGATTAGATTCTGATACTTTCGAGGTTCGAATTCTCTTTCAAGATTCTCTCTAATAAGCGTGGAATCTTCAACAATATACAGCTAGGCCAGGCTAGGCTATGCTATATATAACTTGTAGGACTTTGCCTGTCTCCCTATTTGCTCTATTATAATAAAGTATACGACGTATCACGTATGATTGTGAAAATATCTACTTGATTGTTATAAAAATGTTGTGTAATATATAATGTTCGATACTGAAagagatataaaaaataaataaacaaaggtAGAACTGCACTAGCTAGACGACCAGAGAAACATATAGAGAACACACGAATCtgtttattatatatcttcttttgaCATGCGAGAACACACGAATCTAAATACGGAGTGATTGCATATTTTTAATTCACAAAGTAATTTCTCTAGTTAGAGATAaagcaaattaataaaatacagTACAAACTATCAATATGGTGTGcaagaatgaaaattgcatgAATTAAACATGTAGAAGTACGTACGTGGATGTTCGAACTGTAAATGCGATGATTTGTTTCCTGATCCTCTATAAATATGATTCTCTAGATATGATTCACTATGATTATATTATCGGTGACTCTTTTTAGGTGTGATTGAAACGCCTTATTAAAGAAAGAAGGATTACTGTATAATCATTCTAATCCACATATGTACCGGTGTACCAATACAAATTAAGTGAGGATatttttttaccttaaaagTTATATAATCATAATCTCCTCCCGATTCCAAATTTTCTGACCATGACTTTTCCCCCCCATACATTTATGTTTGGAAAAAAGTGTATACTGATATATGTACTATATTGATATATTACTGATAAAACTATATTGATTTTAATTCAATTAGGTactatttaatttgttgttatCGTGAATCACACCTAGAGAATCAGAAAACAATCTATAATACTGACAAAAAAATACTTATGAACAAATCTGAGAGTATAACTAATCAAGGCCCAATATAGTTAATGGAGTGGAAGCCTAGGCGCCCAACAATGTTCGAGAGgcccaatattttttttccttaacgGAATTGCAAACTTCGGTACaaatacaattattttgttcgttttatatttgtattgttGTTAGTCACTGTCTAGCGACATTACAAAAACACTGGATCATCTATATAGTTCAACTACATCGTAAACATGTAATTGATGATTCTGTCTCCATTGATTAATTTGTGAAATATTGAATTATAGCACCGACTTTTCGATCGGTCCTATAAAGGGCTAATTTCAATTATTATcacacttcaattttatttttgtgagattatatatacattaattaattaattgaaattaaattatatatacatttattaattaattgagattatatatacatttttttgtgattattatatgtttatttgaCTAAATGAAACCTCACAgcctaaaaataaaaggaagaaaacaagaacacatATATACttgtgtaaaataaaataaattcgGAAACTCgagagagagggaaaaaaagaaaaaaagagaagaacaaaaaaaaaaacacttcgtcagaaaaaagagagagagagagagagagagagagagagagagagagaggacgacGAGAcgaacaaacaagaaaaaaggagaaaacttttgGGCATCGatgaaaaaaatggagatcGGAGAAGAATATCCTCCTCCATGACCCATTGACCTttcaggttcttcttcttcttcttctcttagatcAAACGACATTAACACAATGAGGGGGCAAATGTATCTGATATGTAATGATGCTCGATGaaagtttctgtttttatttcttttttgtatagTGTTTATTTGAAACTCGTCTATGGTGTTGTGAATGATGTGCATTTGAATCTGATCGATTCGAGTGATCTGATCCatggttttttcttttcgtgGAATCTGAATCCTGTTTATATGACACGTCAAGTTTGTTGATTTCTTTCCAAACTCTTTATGtaaaatgtgattttggttACAGTAAGATCTATGATTCTATTGGATTCTGTAATGGTGAAACAATTTTGATCTGgacccttttgtttttttttggctgattGATTTTTACGAAAGGATCTGGATTGATGTggattcttttgatttttggtttctgtGATGATTGCAGAAGAGTTGGGAAGTGAGGACTGATGTGTTCTGGTGGAGAAGGAAAACAATGGAGTTGTGGCAAAGCCGGTGTTGTCAGTTTACAGAAAGTTGGATCTCTTGTTCGAGATTTGAGCGAGCCTTGTCTTTCACAATCACGGTTACAGGTTGTTATAACTGTAAGCTCTTCTCCTTTTACTTTACCcccttttttttcaattcagcATCTGTAATGTTTTCTTCAATCAATAGCTTATAATGTATTTGTATGACTATATAAGCTGGTCTGTTTATATGCACAGATCGGCAAAATGCTTAAGCCTGAGAAGTGGCAAGCGTCTTTTGATAGAAACGGAAGAGTTTCTGGTTTCCAAAAGGCGCttaaactaattattttgggggtatgttttttttcttctgtagaAGAATCCGTAGCAATTTCGGTTTGATACAGTGCTCTCTAATGTATGTATGATGTTGTTCTTTATTAGGGGATCGATCCGTCTATTAGAGCTGAAGTTTGGGAATTTCTCCTTGGTTGTTATGCATTGAGCAGTACCTCTGAGCACCGTGATCAACTCAGGGTAGCTCGAAGGTTAGATTGTTCGATTGTGTTAATATATTATCACAGCTTAGAgtgaatgagagagagagtggtATTAGCAAGTTAAGTTCAATCCAAAAAACTTATTTGGATTTTCACGCAGGAAGCGTTACAATGATTTGCTCAAGCAATGCCAGACGATGCATTCAAGTGTGGGAACTGGTTCACTTGCTTATGTTGTTGGGTCTAAAGTTATGGATATGCGGAAATCTTATAGAGATGAGTCAGTAAAGGTTGCTTCTACAGATGAAAgcagagatgaagaagcttgtATAGATAATAATGATAATGCGAATACTGAGAATCATCACAGTGATCACAGTAATAATGGTACTGATACTTCTCATGTCCACAGAAGGGGAAGTTCTAGTGAGTCTGTTGATTTAGTAAGCGGAAGAGAGAGTCCAGAGAGCGTAGTATACAACACTTCCTCTTTTGTATCTGCTTCTAGTCCGTATGGCTTTGCTTCCCCTGACGGTTATTTTGACTTTCCTTCACTACCGGTTACAGATTTGTTTGGGAGGAATAGTTTAGATAAGATAGAGGTTTCTACGCCAGACAAGGATGCTTCTTTGAAAAGTGAATTGAGATCTGATGAAGAGGGAATGCACAATTTTCGAATTGATAAGAATGCTGATTTAGTTAGAGAACAACGTAGGTCCACGTCAGAGATCGAAGTGATGCAACCGGATTCTGTTGGACCATCGTCTTATACTGGTCGTAATACAGAGATAGTTAATGGCTTGAGAATATCAGATGCCCCTGAAATGGCATCAGTAAAGGAGACTCCCTCTCGTGTTGCAAATGTCACGGAAGAACGAGTGTCTGAATGGCTTTGGACATTGCATCGAATAGGTAGGAGTTATTCCTTGTATCATTTCTCGTGAGAACTTGCAAAAAAGCTTCCTTTTTCTGTCGTAGCTTGAATCATTTCATAGTTAAACTTTCTCGTTTCCACATTTGTTGATGTGGTAAGGACGAATAGCCACCTTGAGTTTTATGAGGATCCACGAAATATAGGAAGAATGTCTGATATCCTTGCGGTTTATGCTTGGGTTGATCCTGCAACCGGTTATTGCCAAGGTTTTCCATATATCTCTTAACTTTGATATCTTTTAGATATGTTGAATGAAAAATTAATAAGGTTTTATTGGTTTAGTATACTAATTCTCTCTGCTTGCAAACCTGTTGATAGGAATGAGCGATTTAGTCTCTCCTTTTGTGGTTCTGTTTGATGATAATGCCGATGCCTTTTGGTGCTTTGAAATGCTCATAAGAAGAACGGTAAATCCATAGTGATGTGCTTACTATGCTATACATATAGTTTTGTTCTGGCTTTAATTCGATCATGCATTGTGCTTTTGCTATGTGTCTATTTGTGTAGCGTGCAAATTTCCAAATGGAGGGACCAACTGGGGTGATGGATCAATTGCAGTCACTCTGGCACATATTGCAGATTACAGATAAAGATATATTTTCTCACTTATCGCGTATTGGTGCTGAAAGTCTTCATTTTGCCTTCCGGATGCTTTTAGTTCTGTTCCGACGTGAATTGTCTTTTAACGAAGCTCTCAGGATGTGGGAGGTTTGTAATTCTTCTGTTTGCTTCAAATACTGAGTCTTTTGTTCAGTCTCTGTTACTCATATTTATCTATGGGTTTGTCTTTGATGTAGATGATGTGGGCAGCTGATTATGATGAATCTGTTGCTGAAACTTTGGAGAATGATTGCTTGGAGCCTTTGGTGATTCAGCTTCCAAGAAAATCTGAAGCTGAGGTGAGTGAAGAAACCATAGAGGAGGGAAATGGTATTAGTACAAAGAGGGAAGCAACAATTTCAAAGAGTGGGCCAATTTCAAAGAGCAGTGGTTTGTTGTCGAGGAGCGGTTTGCTGCCGAAGAGTGGTCCGTTGCCAAAGACTGCTGGTCCCTTGTCTGATGAGGCTGAGATAAAGGCAGCATCATCCTCATATCACTTCTGTGGTCTGACAAGAAGTCTTTGGTCAAGGAATGATAGAACAACACATGTCCCTTGTGTAGTTTCATCCATCAAAAAAGGGGATGATGCTCTTCCTGTGTTTTGTGTGGCGGCGATTTTAATCATGAATCGACATAAGATAATGAAAGAAACTCGCTCGATCGATGACATGATACAGGTAGAAAGCTTGTTTCATTTGTATTTTGTTCTCCCTTCATGCTCAACTGATGAGATGCATCCATACTAATTCAGAAGATATCTTGCAGATCTTCAATGAGAAGGTTCTTGTATTCCGCGTGAGAAGATGCATACGCACAGCCATGAAACTTCGTAGGAAATACATGTACAAGGTTAGATATGTTGTACAAAGTAAGCTTCTGGTGCTGGATTATTCTATTCTCGCCATTAACTGTTGAACGCTTGTTAGAGTCAGGTAATCAAGACCAAGAGCCACACTCAATCTCAGAATCCCAACCAGGTTCAAATCCAGCATCAAACCCATATGGAGAGCCAAAGGCGGGAGGAGGTTCAGAGCCATGGTGAGAACCAGAGCCAAACACCAAGTTTACATCATAGTCCTGCTGCTCAGAATGGTGACTAGGCAGAACTTACCTATAACAGTTAcattaacataaaacaaaaaagatgaagTAGAAGCTCACACAAGTAGGTCATCTTTGATTACGGATTACGAGGAAGGGATTTATGTTTGAAGATTCATGCTTTGATCTGTGTCGACAACTTTTTTGAGGTaactgttttccttttttcctgcAGATTCATGTAAACTCGGatcaagaaaatatcaaaaaagtCTTGGCTCTgctgttttgttgtttatatgataaaattataatcttaatAATTGTTTTGCCTCTTCTTGAAGCCAGCAGGATGGAAGTAGCGAGATATTGAGAAGTTTGTTCAATTCAATCGCTTGGTACTTCACAAACTGAGAGTCTAAGACTCATAACCAAAGAGGTTAGACAAATAAAATCTCCTCTCTCTTTTGTGCGGGAACTATTTTGACTGCATACCCTTTATACTTATGTGAATATCAGAAGCAAACAAATTTTTACtctttagaaacacaaaaagaatcGATCTCCTTTAGCTATAGAGAGGCCTTTTTCACGGCGATTACAATGTAataaaatgacaacaaatttatatatctgaaacataaatatttcaatatttttccctGTTGTTGTTTCCTGTTTATACCTTCTGTTTTTATTCGGCTTGTAAGCACAGAGATCAGAGAGAGACTGTGCTTTTTGTGTGTTAGTTTGTACGCCTGCAATCTCTTCGTATCTCACCTTCTGTTTTAGTTAACACATTTATCGCTCCCATCTTGCTCATCGAAAGAGCAAAGGATTTCCGAAAATCCTCAAAACTAGCTGCAAATTCCTCAGAGATTTGCTTTGTGTCATCATTGTAAAGCAGTTGTTGATCTACTTCAAGTACAGATTTGTTTGATAGAATTCTTGAGTAGTATGAGTTTGTGAAGCTGTGGTTTGAGCCTGAGTCCGGGTTTAGGTACACCAGCGGATCGGTTTGGCCTTTCCTCGTTCTTGGTGGACATTGCTTTGCCATTTCAGACAGGAAATACTTGTTCATAGTCGGGCTTGGTTTGCCGGTTTTGTTGTAATTGTAGAGACGATCAACGACATAGCTGCAATGTGTTCTCCCCATTGAATGTGATCCTGATTAGGGAGTAATTCAGTTTAAGCGATTCGATTCAAAACCAGACCAAAACTACCTTCTAAGTATGAACAGAGACCAAACCTATAGCCAACCAAGAACTTCACAAACCGAACCGGAACACAGGATAGGCAATCCTAAACATGTTAATCTTGACAACCCGGTCTAAAGATACTGGAAGGACCAAAAAAGGTGACTGACCTAGAAGTGTAGCCATGTCAAGGACACTCAAGCCTCTAGATTTGAAGTAATCCATGGCTTGGTCCCATGAGATGGATGGTGACGGTAAGTCCACGTTTTGCTTATCCGACGTCAAGCCATCTCTTCTGCCGGTGAACACAGGATAAGATGGTGCACCAGCCTGTAGGAAATCGTTTCTCTCAGCTGGTCAGTATCTATAATGATGATTCATGTATAGTATAGCTATTggtaaagaggaagagagattacCAAATGTACAGCATCCCGAGTTGCAAGATTAAGAATGTCGGCGCAAGAGACAACACCGGGACATCTTTGTTCCAAGactattttgattttgtctatgATCACGAATCCTCCAAGTCCTCTGTTTTGTGGCGCCATTCTCTCTGAGTTCGGACCTTCTAGAAGAACCGATGCATCGCATCCCTATCATTATAGTGTCACACGCACATTTAGTTTGGTTATGTGAATATAGAAAAAAGATCAATGATTAcatctatattatgaaatttttttatatatcacaagaaatatacaaaaatgttataaattataatatatatatccttaggttcatatgatatatatttaaaatggtAAGACAAGGATAAGAAGAAACGTACGGAGACGAAGCAGTCGGAGTAGAGGAGACGAAGGAGCTTAGGAGCAATGCTCTTATCCTTCTTGTAAAATATCTCAACTTGGTGCCTTATAAAGTTCTCGGCATTCTCGCAAGTGTTGTAAACTTTGTAGTAATGCCACGTCAGTTTCTGCATCGACGGTCCCATCACGGCCGCTTCTGTCGTCTCCGGGAAGAAACTGACGGCTCCAACCAACACAGCGGTGATGAAGATCTGATACATAGTCATCTCACTGTGAATCTGTTGAGTGTTGTTGAATAGGGAAGACAAAGAGGTGTGTTGTTGAGTACTAGTGAGGGTTTATATAAGGAGAGATTGATAGATTGTGAAGGCACTTGTGGGTTTTTGTCCACGTGACATATCTCACTACGATTGGGGTTCTTAATCATATAGTAaggaatttggaaaaagaaaaaaaaaaatttaagaagttGTGCTAGCATAATTATCGGATCTTTGTTGAGTTTTGTTTAGGTACCGTGCAAGCTAAGTCGCCAGCCCAATGTCGTCTCTAGGCATTTAAAGTtgcatcaaaataaaaatactataaatcatttttaaatttttttttcataaagatgataattgatatatgGAATTCTAATGAACAATAAATGGTACGCACataatgagaaagaaaaaaattgttaatcgaagaaaaaaatcagatgaGTTGAAtggttttataaataaagaatttaTATGTGTCGTGTTAAGGAAAACTAAGAATTAAAAGTCATGCATTCTAACAAAGAAATGAAGAAGCAAAGGtcaagagagaaaataataagacAACACACGACTGGAGTTTGGGTCCTTTGggatatcaaaatattaatttgagtGGGTCTGTTAacatgtcaaaatatatatagtttacgtTTTGATAGTGAATCAACGTGTTAACATGTGATCTCCACTCGGATTCTGCGCGTCGTTTGATTTCCCATGCAGAATTATGAGATCccattttttctttacttttttttttgtatatttttgttcttatttattactattattattttttgtgtataaGACTGTTTCTAAcatctataaatataataaaggATGATTTTTTTACTGAATTTCCATAATTTTAAGACATCATGTAATAATAACGGATTTTGTCATAAGTTGCTATAATGAATGGGTCGATGGCGATAGGAACAAATTAGCAAATGATCTTATTATGattagattaaaataaatacgCTGTCATTTGATTTCACAACAGATTTCCCACAGTTAGATCATCAACCTCAAAACTTGATAGAAGctgtaaaattaaattaggTTTATTTTGCCGATGCTTATGACAATTAGCACGAAAATTATATTCTAACTTCATATagacaatcaaatgcattttagAGTTGCTAAGAATATCGTGTTGGGAGAGACGAGATAAAAGCTCACTTTCCTTCTTCTGGTaatttaagatttcaattaaAAACCTCGACATGACCTAAATGATGATTTTACCGaacaccataaaaaaaaaaaaatttattttgccGACCAATGAtatgatgtatttttttattttctaaatcacCATAAAATCACCACATTCCTACATATATATAGCTTGGATTAACaattatatacaatttttttttaaacacttagACAAGAGANNNNNNNNNNNNNNNNNNNNNNNNNNNNNNNNNNNNNNNNNNNNNNNNNNNNNNNNNNNNNNNNNNNNNNNNNNNNNNNNNNNNNNNNNNNNNNNNNNNNNNNNNNNNNNNNNNNNNNNNNNNNNNNNNNNNNNNNNNNNNNNNNNNNNNNNNNNNNNNNNNNNNNNNNNNNNNNNNNNNNNNNNNNNNNNNNNNNNNNNNNNNNNNNNNNNNNNNNNNNNNNNNNNNNNNNNNNNNNNNNNNNNNNNNNNNNNNNNNNNNNNNNNNNNNNNNNNNNNNNNNNNNNNNNNNNNNNNNNNN
This genomic window contains:
- the LOC104785008 gene encoding small G protein signaling modulator 1-like isoform X1; the protein is MCSGGEGKQWSCGKAGVVSLQKVGSLVRDLSEPCLSQSRLQVVITIGKMLKPEKWQASFDRNGRVSGFQKALKLIILGGIDPSIRAEVWEFLLGCYALSSTSEHRDQLRVARRKRYNDLLKQCQTMHSSVGTGSLAYVVGSKVMDMRKSYRDESVKVASTDESRDEEACIDNNDNANTENHHSDHSNNGTDTSHVHRRGSSSESVDLVSGRESPESVVYNTSSFVSASSPYGFASPDGYFDFPSLPVTDLFGRNSLDKIEVSTPDKDASLKSELRSDEEGMHNFRIDKNADLVREQRRSTSEIEVMQPDSVGPSSYTGRNTEIVNGLRISDAPEMASVKETPSRVANVTEERVSEWLWTLHRIVVDVVRTNSHLEFYEDPRNIGRMSDILAVYAWVDPATGYCQGMSDLVSPFVVLFDDNADAFWCFEMLIRRTRANFQMEGPTGVMDQLQSLWHILQITDKDIFSHLSRIGAESLHFAFRMLLVLFRRELSFNEALRMWEMMWAADYDESVAETLENDCLEPLVIQLPRKSEAEVSEETIEEGNGISTKREATISKSGPISKSSGLLSRSGLLPKSGPLPKTAGPLSDEAEIKAASSSYHFCGLTRSLWSRNDRTTHVPCVVSSIKKGDDALPVFCVAAILIMNRHKIMKETRSIDDMIQIFNEKVLVFRVRRCIRTAMKLRRKYMYKSQVIKTKSHTQSQNPNQVQIQHQTHMESQRREEVQSHGENQSQTPSLHHSPAAQNGD
- the LOC104785008 gene encoding small G protein signaling modulator 1-like isoform X2; amino-acid sequence: MCSGGEGKQWSCGKAGVVSLQKVGSLVRDLSEPCLSQSRLQVVITIGKMLKPEKWQASFDRNGRVSGFQKALKLIILGGIDPSIRAEVWEFLLGCYALSSTSEHRDQLRVARRKRYNDLLKQCQTMHSSVGTGSLAYVVGSKVMDMRKSYRDESVKVASTDESRDEEACIDNNDNANTENHHSDHSNNGTDTSHVHRRGSSSESVDLVSGRESPESVVYNTSSFVSASSPYGFASPDGYFDFPSLPVTDLFGRNSLDKIEVSTPDKDASLKSELRSDEEGMHNFRIDKNADLVREQRRSTSEIEVMQPDSVGPSSYTGRNTEIVNGLRISDAPEMASVKETPSRVANVTEERVSEWLWTLHRIVVDVVRTNSHLEFYEDPRNIGRMSDILAVYAWVDPATGYCQGMSDLVSPFVVLFDDNADAFWCFEMLIRRTRANFQMEGPTGVMDQLQSLWHILQITDKDIFSHLSRIGAESLHFAFRMLLVLFRRELSFNEALRMWEMMWAADYDESVAETLENDCLEPLVIQLPRKSEAEVSEETIEEGNGISTKREATISKSGPISKSSGLLSRSGLLPKSGPLPKTAGPLSDEAEIKAASSSYHFCGLTRSLWSRNDRTTHVPCVVSSIKKGDDALPVFCVAAILIMNRHKIMKETRSIDDMIQIFNEKVLVFRVRRCIRTAMKLRRKYMYKVIKTKSHTQSQNPNQVQIQHQTHMESQRREEVQSHGENQSQTPSLHHSPAAQNGD
- the LOC104785008 gene encoding small G protein signaling modulator 1-like isoform X3 translates to MCSGGEGKQWSCGKAGVVSLQKVGSLVRDLSEPCLSQSRLQIGKMLKPEKWQASFDRNGRVSGFQKALKLIILGGIDPSIRAEVWEFLLGCYALSSTSEHRDQLRVARRKRYNDLLKQCQTMHSSVGTGSLAYVVGSKVMDMRKSYRDESVKVASTDESRDEEACIDNNDNANTENHHSDHSNNGTDTSHVHRRGSSSESVDLVSGRESPESVVYNTSSFVSASSPYGFASPDGYFDFPSLPVTDLFGRNSLDKIEVSTPDKDASLKSELRSDEEGMHNFRIDKNADLVREQRRSTSEIEVMQPDSVGPSSYTGRNTEIVNGLRISDAPEMASVKETPSRVANVTEERVSEWLWTLHRIVVDVVRTNSHLEFYEDPRNIGRMSDILAVYAWVDPATGYCQGMSDLVSPFVVLFDDNADAFWCFEMLIRRTRANFQMEGPTGVMDQLQSLWHILQITDKDIFSHLSRIGAESLHFAFRMLLVLFRRELSFNEALRMWEMMWAADYDESVAETLENDCLEPLVIQLPRKSEAEVSEETIEEGNGISTKREATISKSGPISKSSGLLSRSGLLPKSGPLPKTAGPLSDEAEIKAASSSYHFCGLTRSLWSRNDRTTHVPCVVSSIKKGDDALPVFCVAAILIMNRHKIMKETRSIDDMIQIFNEKVLVFRVRRCIRTAMKLRRKYMYKSQVIKTKSHTQSQNPNQVQIQHQTHMESQRREEVQSHGENQSQTPSLHHSPAAQNGD
- the LOC104785007 gene encoding probable peroxidase 26 is translated as MTMYQIFITAVLVGAVSFFPETTEAAVMGPSMQKLTWHYYKVYNTCENAENFIRHQVEIFYKKDKSIAPKLLRLLYSDCFVSGCDASVLLEGPNSERMAPQNRGLGGFVIIDKIKIVLEQRCPGVVSCADILNLATRDAVHLAGAPSYPVFTGRRDGLTSDKQNVDLPSPSISWDQAMDYFKSRGLSVLDMATLLGSHSMGRTHCSYVVDRLYNYNKTGKPSPTMNKYFLSEMAKQCPPRTRKGQTDPLVYLNPDSGSNHSFTNSYYSRILSNKSVLEVDQQLLYNDDTKQISEEFAASFEDFRKSFALSMSKMGAINVLTKTEGEIRRDCRRTN